A single Saccopteryx bilineata isolate mSacBil1 chromosome 9, mSacBil1_pri_phased_curated, whole genome shotgun sequence DNA region contains:
- the LOC136313130 gene encoding LOW QUALITY PROTEIN: cytochrome c-like (The sequence of the model RefSeq protein was modified relative to this genomic sequence to represent the inferred CDS: substituted 2 bases at 2 genomic stop codons), whose amino-acid sequence MSKNQGFPKKKEFCLKAHDLKMGKKTFVQKCAQCHTVPKGGKHKTGPDLHGXSGXKTVRPNNSKDLTQGKKTLMECLGSPKKYIPGIKIIFADIKKKAHKAAKEDLIAYLKKATNE is encoded by the exons ATGAGCAAAAACCAAGGTTTCCCAAAGAAGAAGGAATTCTGCCTCAAGGCT catgatttaaaaatgggcaagaaGACTTTTGTTCAGAAGTGTGCACAATGCCATACTGTGCCAAAGGGAGGCAAGCACAAGACTGGGCCAGATCTCCATGGTTGATCTGGGTGAAAGACAGTCAGACCTAACAACAGCAAAGACCTCACCCAGGGAAAAAAGACACTGATGGAGTGTTTGGGGAGTCCCAAGAAGTACATCCctggaataaaaataatctttgctGACATTAAGAAGAAGGCACACAaagctgcaaa GGAAGACTTGATAGCTTATCTCAAAAAAGCAACTAATGAGTAA